A window of Chiloscyllium plagiosum isolate BGI_BamShark_2017 chromosome 2, ASM401019v2, whole genome shotgun sequence genomic DNA:
attctCTGCATTGACCAAATatcctagccccatttgccagtagttggtccatatccccctaaacccttcctattcatatacccatccagatgccttttaaaaattgcaattgtactagcctccaccacctcctgtggCAACTCGTTCCACACAAGCACCATatgtgaaaatattgcctcttgggtcctttttaaatcttacctctctcatcttaaacctctgccATTTAGTCTTGGACTCTCctaacctgggaaaaaagaccttagctattcaccctatccatgctcctcatgaatttataaacctctgtaagattacccctcagtctccgacgctcccgTGAAAtaaagcaccagcctattcagcctctccctatggttcaaatcctccaatcccagcaacaccattgtaaatcttttctgaaccctttcaagtttaacatcttcctataacagggagaccagaattgaacacagcattctaaaagttccctcaccaatgtcctgtacaacagcaGCATGGTGCCCCAACACCTATATTCAATgcgctgaaagaactgtggatactgtaaatcagaaacagaaacagaaattgctggaaaagctcagtaggtcagtggagagaaatcagagataatgttttggctCCAGTAACACTTCCTCTGAAgggatcctttggtccaaccactccacaccgaccataatcccaaactaaactagttccacccatctttgcttggtccatatccctccaaatctttcctaagagtgccaaatgccttcttcaccaacctatccaactgcgactccacttccaaggaactttATATCTGACCCCTAGGCCTCTTTGTTTGGCAAAACTCaacagggccctatcattaactatataagtcctgccctggtttgccttaacaaaatgcagcacctcacatttatttaaattaaactccatctgccactcccccgCCCATCGGACCGTATCCCATTGTCCTCTGAGATGTTGTTCtctttttcttcactgtccactataccaggCCTCTCTACCTGAAGGacattcagagaagattcaccaggatgttgcctggtctcaaaggcattggctatgaggaaagattaaaacGAATTAGATACTTTTCACTGGAGAGGTGGCAGCTGAGAGGAGACCAGCTCGAGGTCTATAtatttatgagaggcatagagagggtggatagtcagaggctttttcccagggttgaagtttcagttacaAGGGgcacatgttcaaggtgagagggggaaagtttaaggaagATGTGCGTGGcaagttttttcacacagagagtgggaggagCCTGGAACGCGCtggcagaagaagtggtggaaacaggccacatttaagaggcatctggatagttacataaatagggagggaatagagggatacagtccGAATAAAGGCAGgtggtttgttttttagtttagatgGGGGCATGCTGATGGGCACAGGCttggttgggcctaagggcctgttcctgtgctgcatttctcttttgttctttgttctttgtcccaAGAGTGATGCCCCTGAGTTTTAAACTGGCCAGCCAGGTGAAACCAACTCAGTGTCTACTCTGTCAAACTCCTGTCAAGTTCTGGTCAGGACAGTGATGGTGGTCTGGAGGAAGCTGAACAGCCCAATTCCTTGGAAAAACGAAGCATCACTGAGCGCATGTACAGACTCGGAGTCTCGTCAACTTCACAGGATTGATAATTGGCCAACGCTGACAATTTCCCCAACGCAAATTCCGGGGAAATGATCGCACATTCAACTCATTCAACAGTAAATCCATATCAAAAAGGCCAGGAAGCTTTTCAGAAGCAAAACTTGTTTGGGAACAGGCAAGTGATGAAAATCAAAGTGTCATTTTGCAATAATTAGCACCACCGTCCTTCCCTGCTTAATTCCCCAATCCTTGTAAAGACCTGTTAAATTTAAAGAAACCGAGTTAAACGAGTCTCATACTTCCATTCACAAATTGAATCCCTTTCAGATTTCCTGCCATAAACATAAAACTCACAGAGAACGAACAAATGACAACAATTAGGTAAAtacaaaatctgattttttttatggTTTTGGGTCATTGACGCGGATTTACAAAAAAATCCACATTCCTTGGAACATGCTTAGGTTAAACATGCTTGCGCAGATATGTGGTGCAACAAGACCGGTTCAAGTCTAAGATCTAGGCTGAGGAACAAAAGCATACATTAAATAAAACATGAATCATATTCATAATTAGTTTTAGGTCTAATAACGCTTAAAATTGCCAAAGTGACAATCCACAAAACACGCCTGTGTCACTCCCACCCAACTCAAGGTCTCAGGTTCtcgttaaaaaaaaataacccaAGGTTGAAAAGCTCGCTTGCTTGATAGGGGAGGGGGGGTTGCTATTCGGCTGCAGCGGCTGCACACTTCGGTGTTCAAGTCTCCCTCACACTATTGTCTCGTAGTCCCAGCAAAGTCTGACATGTTGGGTTTCTCCCGGGCTGGGGTAACAGCAGTAATACCTGCCGTAGGGGACACTGTCCCGAGGGGAGTAGACCACACTGTCCCGGGTAGAGTAGACGCTGGTGTAGAAGGCGCTGTCCCGGTTGGAGCACAGCCGGGCGAAGGCGCAGTAGTTGTTGAAGACTCCGGATGGGTAGTAGGTCTCCAAGTATCTCCTGGCCGCCTCTTGGTCGCTCTTGCGGATCAGGCTCCGGGAGTCCACAGAGAAGCCTCCCTCCTCGACCTCGGGGGTCTGGGTCCTGGTCGAGGTCTTGGACATGTCCTGCCAGCTGCCCCCGATGCTCGGGGCAGCCAAGAGCTCTCCCTCGGTGTCCCTTCTGTCCCGGCCACAACACAGGGCTGCCGGCCACTTGGAGAATCCATCGGTCTTCTTGGCCAGCAGGATGGCAGCCAGGCCGGGCAGGAAGATAGCAGGCCCGATGGCAATGAGCGGGATATCTCCCAGAGTCTCCCCTCTCACTCCAGACACGGTGAACATGAAGCCAAAAACCAGGAAGACACTGACCAAAGCCACCACCAGCCCTGTCCTGGGGTTGATGTTGTCTGCTCTCATTGAGAAATTTCTTGTCACTGGGGTCGGTCAGATAAGGTGGTCcctgttctccctctctctctctctctctctgggattgcactctcccactccctctcctcaCAGTCTATGATGCCACTGTGGGGCCTGAATTCTTTCAGACTGGCTGTCCCGTCTGATAACCTGCAAACGGCACTCAGCAAACAGACCTGAGCTCCTCAGCCAACTGAATCTCAGCGGAGTAATTAAAAATTCTTGCATTACAAAAACTGAGCTGTCAGAGTGTGTGCCTTTATGTGTTTGTGGCCAATCAGCCAAAAACTGGACTGACAACGCCGGCAGGATCATTATCCTCATCCAAACTCATATCCTTTTACATTTAAATTTGCTTAAACAGTTTTTAGAGATCACGCAGGCCCACTGTCTGCACAAAGCCCCTCTGGAGACTGTAGAGTCTTGTCAAAATAAACTGCCCAGTTTAAGAAGATGTTTGCACCTCACTTGCTGTCACCACTAATACCCCGCGTTTGTGCATTGACCCCCACTGATATGATTCATAGGAAGAGAATTGTTTGCAGTGCAAACACATGTCACTGTAGCTGGGTTATATTACAAAGGCAGATCTCTGTATTTGACCCGTTACTCGTAAGGACATTGTAATGATGCTAATAGAGGAACAAATAGCAACACAGTAGGTAAGACACAATGAGgcgtgtatgtgtctgtgtgtttgtctgtgtgtgtgtgcctgtttgtgtgtgtgtctgtctgtgtgtatatgtgtgggcacgtgtctgtctgtctgtgtctgtgagtctgcgtgtgtgtgtctctgtgtctgtgtgtctgtctgtctgttgtctgtgtgtctgtctgtctctgtgtgtgtgtctgtgtgtgtgtgcatgtctctgtgtctgtgtgtgtctgtgtgtctgtttgtgtctgtgtgcctgtgtgtgtttgtgtgtgtgtctgtgtgtgcctgtgtgtatgtttgtctgtgtgtgtctgtctgtgtgtgtctctgtgtctgtgtgtgtgt
This region includes:
- the LOC122539388 gene encoding transmembrane protein 215-like — protein: MRADNINPRTGLVVALVSVFLVFGFMFTVSGVRGETLGDIPLIAIGPAIFLPGLAAILLAKKTDGFSKWPAALCCGRDRRDTEGELLAAPSIGGSWQDMSKTSTRTQTPEVEEGGFSVDSRSLIRKSDQEAARRYLETYYPSGVFNNYCAFARLCSNRDSAFYTSVYSTRDSVVYSPRDSVPYGRYYCCYPSPGETQHVRLCWDYETIV